In Cellulomonas sp. JZ18, the DNA window CACCGGGGTGTCCGACGCGAGCGTCACGGCGTCCGGGTCGCCGCCGCCCAGGAGCCACAGGTCCTCCGCGACCTCCTCGAGCGGGGCCAGCTCCGGCGTGCCGGGCGCGGCGTTGAGGTCGCCGACGAGCAGCACGGGCAGGTCGCCGTCGAGCGCGGGGTCCGCGAGCAGGTCCGCGAGCGCGCGGGTCTGCGCGCGGTGGTCGGCGCTCGCCCCGGGCGTCGGCTCCCACTCGGTGCAGGCGACGAGCACGTGCAGCGGGCCGGCCGGGTGGTCGAGGACGGCGTGCAGCGCGCGCGCCGGGGCGTGCACGTGCGCGGGCAGGTCGTGCACGGTCGTCGTCCGCACCGGCCACCGGCTCACGAGCCCGATGCCGATCTCGACGCCCTCCTGCACGGCGTGCTCGGACGGCTGCGGCGCCGGCGGCACGCCGACGGGGACGAACACCCCGTGCCCGCCCAGCAGCGCGGCGAGCTCATCGGGCTGGCTCCCGTCCGCGTCGCGCCAGGTCTCCTGGAGCCCGAGGAGGTCGGGGCGCAGGTCCGCGACCACGGACCGGATCGCGCGCTCGCGGGCCGGCCACGCCTCGCCGAAGCGCCACCACACGTTCCACGTCGCCACGCGCACGCGCCGACGCTACGACCACCCCGGACCGGCGGTAGTCCCGGCCGCTCGGGGCGCGGACGGGGCGCGGGTCGGCCACGCTGTCCCCGACGGACGCAGTCCCCGACGGGCGCGCGAGCACGGCCGGGGGCCGGGACGGAGGTGGACGATGGCGCGCCGGCGCGACGAGCGGACGGGGGAGCGGCCGGGCGAGCTCGAGACGTACCGGTCGATGCGCGACTTCGACCGCACGCCGGAGCCCGCCGGCGGGACGCCCGAGCCCGCCCCGACGGGCGCCGCCGGTTCGTCGTGCAGCGCCACCGCGCGCGCCGGCTGCACTACGACGTGCGGTTCGAGATCGACGGCGTCCTCGTCAGCTGGGCCGTGCCGCGGGGGCCGACCCTCGACCCCGACGTGCGGCGCATGGCCGTGCACGTCGAGGACCACCCGCTCGAGTACGAGGACTTCGAGGGCGTGATCCCCGCCGGCGAGTACGGCGGCGGGGACGTCATCGTGTGGGACCGCGGCACGTGGGAGCCGTACAAGGGCGACGACCCCGCGGCGGACGTGGCCCGCGGCGAGCTGCACGCCGAGCTGTACGGCGAGCGGCTGCGCGGCAAGTTCCTGCTGGTGCGCCGCGGGGAGGGGGACGGCGGCAAGGAGCAGTGGCTCATGCTGCACAAGCACGACGAGCACGCCGTGACGGGCTGGGACGC includes these proteins:
- a CDS encoding endonuclease/exonuclease/phosphatase family protein, producing MRVATWNVWWRFGEAWPARERAIRSVVADLRPDLLGLQETWRDADGSQPDELAALLGGHGVFVPVGVPPAPQPSEHAVQEGVEIGIGLVSRWPVRTTTVHDLPAHVHAPARALHAVLDHPAGPLHVLVACTEWEPTPGASADHRAQTRALADLLADPALDGDLPVLLVGDLNAAPGTPELAPLEEVAEDLWLLGGGDPDAVTLASDTPVAPLEAVKQIDRRIDHVLARRGRPDAPPLHVTHAALAGHEPVHGVLPSDHRAVVCDLDLPTA